The following are from one region of the Williamwhitmania taraxaci genome:
- a CDS encoding 3-deoxy-D-manno-octulosonic acid transferase has translation MVFLYTLGIRLYLILVRIASPFNPKAKQWVDGRKNLFSRLEAAIGTGNRIAWFHCASLGEFEQGRPVIEEFKQQYPDIKILVTFFSPSGYEVRKNYAGADFIFYLPIDTWRNARKFVRLVNPEVVFFVKYEFWYFMLNRLKQEGIKTYLISAIFRPDQLFFKRYGLWYRHMLRCFTHFFVQNHQSEQLLLSIGFSNVTISGDTRFDRVSQIATQAKDIQAIGTFKNGEMTIVAGSTWPKDEELLANWFKGCSTNIKMVIAPHEIGEEHIQRIVQLFEGVPTVRFTQAVQSDLANARLLILDTIGKLSSAYRYGEVAYIGGGFGTGIHNTLEAATWGKPVVFGPRYQKFKEAFDLIAGGGGFSVKSQEELSDTLNSLITTPELLKHGAQFAREYVDMKRGATGRILDAIKVN, from the coding sequence ATGGTTTTTCTTTACACACTGGGGATAAGGCTCTACCTTATTTTAGTTCGAATAGCATCACCGTTTAATCCTAAAGCCAAGCAGTGGGTTGATGGTCGGAAAAACCTGTTTTCACGATTGGAGGCTGCCATTGGCACCGGCAATCGAATTGCTTGGTTTCATTGCGCTTCGCTGGGCGAATTTGAACAGGGACGCCCGGTTATTGAAGAATTCAAGCAGCAATATCCCGATATTAAGATTCTTGTTACCTTTTTTTCTCCTTCGGGCTACGAGGTGCGCAAGAATTACGCTGGAGCCGACTTTATCTTCTACCTACCTATTGATACCTGGCGTAATGCCCGCAAGTTTGTGCGGCTGGTAAACCCCGAGGTTGTTTTCTTTGTAAAGTATGAGTTTTGGTATTTCATGCTCAACCGGCTAAAGCAAGAGGGGATAAAGACCTACCTGATATCCGCTATATTCCGACCCGATCAACTGTTCTTTAAACGTTATGGCCTTTGGTATAGGCACATGCTGCGTTGTTTTACCCATTTTTTTGTGCAGAACCACCAATCGGAGCAGCTGCTGCTCTCCATCGGGTTTTCAAATGTTACCATATCAGGCGACACTCGGTTTGATAGAGTTTCCCAAATTGCTACTCAGGCCAAGGATATTCAAGCCATTGGCACATTTAAGAATGGAGAGATGACTATTGTAGCAGGGAGCACTTGGCCAAAGGACGAAGAGTTACTAGCCAACTGGTTTAAGGGTTGCAGCACCAATATCAAGATGGTGATTGCCCCTCATGAGATTGGCGAAGAGCATATCCAACGCATAGTTCAACTATTCGAAGGCGTTCCAACGGTAAGGTTTACTCAGGCGGTTCAATCCGATCTGGCAAATGCTCGCCTATTGATTCTCGACACCATTGGAAAACTCTCATCGGCCTATAGATATGGTGAGGTGGCATACATAGGTGGCGGTTTTGGTACCGGCATTCACAATACACTGGAGGCTGCCACTTGGGGTAAGCCTGTGGTTTTTGGACCACGTTACCAAAAGTTCAAAGAGGCATTTGATCTTATTGCCGGCGGAGGCGGTTTCTCCGTAAAATCGCAGGAGGAGTTATCCGATACGCTCAATTCACTCATCACCACACCGGAGTTACTGAAGCATGGGGCCCAATTTGCACGCGAGTATGTTGATATGAAACGAGGGGCTACAGGACGCATTTTGGATGCAATTAAAGTTAACTAA